A genomic stretch from Amycolatopsis sp. 195334CR includes:
- a CDS encoding MaoC family dehydratase N-terminal domain-containing protein, which yields MTALNQDFTGRSFPPSGEYLVSREKIAEFAAAVGADAPAHFDPEWARERGYPDVLAPPTFAILLALPAAERILRDEELGVDYGRLVHRDQDFRYHRPIHAGDRLTTGLTITDIRTTSANELCVLHARIADAENHDVCDVTMGFLVRT from the coding sequence GTGACCGCGCTGAACCAGGACTTCACCGGGCGCAGCTTTCCGCCGTCGGGGGAGTACCTGGTCAGCCGGGAGAAGATCGCGGAGTTCGCCGCCGCCGTCGGTGCCGACGCGCCCGCCCACTTCGATCCGGAGTGGGCCAGGGAGCGTGGTTACCCGGATGTGCTCGCACCGCCGACGTTCGCGATCCTGCTCGCGCTGCCCGCCGCCGAGCGCATCCTGCGCGACGAGGAGCTGGGCGTGGACTACGGGCGGCTGGTGCACCGCGACCAGGACTTCCGCTACCACCGCCCGATCCACGCCGGGGACCGGCTGACCACCGGCCTGACCATCACCGACATCCGGACCACCTCGGCCAACGAGCTGTGCGTGCTGCACGCGCGGATCGCCGACGCCGAAAACCACGATGTCTGCGACGTCACCATGGGGTTCCTG
- a CDS encoding thioesterase family protein, whose amino-acid sequence MVRISENAVHARSEWVVEPDDCASRWGNTGLEVLSTPAILGRMEKLCADALAGHLDDGEMTVGVEAVLHHRAPTPVGAKVSYHVHADRVDRKIRFDFEVRDSLGTLVCDGTHLRAVIEVAGFQAKVSALAVR is encoded by the coding sequence ATGGTCCGGATTTCGGAGAACGCGGTGCACGCGCGATCGGAATGGGTGGTGGAACCGGATGACTGCGCCAGCCGCTGGGGCAACACCGGGCTGGAGGTGCTGTCCACCCCGGCGATCCTCGGCCGGATGGAGAAGCTGTGCGCCGACGCGCTGGCCGGTCACCTCGACGACGGTGAGATGACCGTCGGCGTGGAGGCGGTGCTGCACCACCGGGCCCCGACCCCGGTCGGCGCCAAGGTGAGCTACCACGTGCACGCGGACCGGGTGGACCGCAAGATCCGCTTCGACTTCGAGGTGCGTGATTCGCTGGGCACGCTGGTCTGCGACGGCACCCATCTGCGCGCGGTGATCGAGGTCGCCGGCTTCCAGGCCAAGGTGTCGGCGCTGGCGGTCCGGTGA
- a CDS encoding acyl-CoA dehydrogenase family protein gives MKLTWTERQAELRERFAAFGREHLAPGSAERDRTAAFHEQGWKALAAAGFWRVHVPVELGGDGGDLWDHIAAFEGLAHGAGDTGFVLSAAAHAGLLQLLLNYGTDDQRADLLPGLLSGAVGATAATEAAGGSHVAAVSTTATRTGDGYRLTGRKAHITNAPVADVMMILGRVAGLGKHDITLFLVEATQTGVSRGEHEDLVGLRTSPLGPIHLDNVRLPASRVIGTPGDGLKTLYWTLAFDRMLYGIIVAAHLEALIPVALDRALSREAFGAPLAEHQYIQEKIVDMKMAVEASRSLSYTALDALNRREGDFSTLASCAKLLSANGIVRAGLELVQLFGHLGCERGHGIERQLRDAIAFRIAGGTDEMQKKNIFKNLVTARQTVSA, from the coding sequence GTGAAACTGACTTGGACCGAGCGGCAGGCGGAACTGCGGGAGCGGTTCGCCGCATTCGGCCGGGAGCACCTGGCCCCCGGCAGCGCCGAGCGCGACCGGACCGCCGCCTTCCACGAACAGGGCTGGAAAGCGCTGGCGGCGGCCGGGTTCTGGCGCGTGCACGTGCCGGTGGAGCTCGGTGGTGACGGCGGTGACCTGTGGGACCACATCGCGGCGTTCGAGGGCCTGGCCCACGGCGCCGGGGACACCGGGTTCGTGCTCTCGGCCGCCGCGCACGCCGGACTGCTGCAGCTGCTGCTGAACTACGGCACCGACGACCAGCGCGCGGACCTGCTGCCGGGCCTGCTCTCCGGCGCGGTCGGGGCCACCGCGGCCACCGAAGCGGCGGGCGGTTCGCACGTGGCGGCGGTGTCCACCACCGCGACCAGGACCGGTGACGGCTACCGGCTCACCGGCCGGAAGGCGCACATCACCAACGCGCCGGTGGCCGACGTGATGATGATCCTCGGCCGGGTGGCCGGACTGGGCAAGCACGACATCACCCTGTTCCTGGTCGAAGCCACCCAGACCGGGGTCTCCCGCGGGGAGCACGAGGACCTGGTCGGCCTGCGCACCAGCCCGCTCGGCCCGATCCACCTGGACAACGTGCGCCTGCCGGCGAGCCGGGTCATCGGCACGCCCGGTGACGGGCTGAAGACCCTCTACTGGACGCTGGCCTTCGACCGGATGCTCTACGGCATCATCGTCGCCGCGCACCTGGAGGCACTGATCCCGGTGGCGCTGGACCGGGCGCTGAGCCGCGAGGCGTTCGGCGCTCCGCTCGCCGAGCACCAGTACATCCAGGAGAAGATCGTGGACATGAAGATGGCGGTCGAGGCCTCGCGCTCGCTGTCCTACACCGCGCTGGACGCGCTGAACCGCCGCGAAGGCGACTTCAGCACGCTCGCGTCCTGCGCGAAGTTGCTGTCCGCCAACGGAATCGTGCGAGCCGGACTGGAGCTCGTCCAGTTGTTCGGGCACCTGGGCTGCGAACGCGGTCACGGCATCGAACGCCAGCTGCGCGACGCCATCGCCTTCCGCATCGCCGGTGGCACCGACGAAATGCAGAAGAAGAACATCTTCAAGAACCTGGTCACCGCCAGGCAGACCGTCAGCGCCTGA
- a CDS encoding ketoacyl-ACP synthase III, whose protein sequence is MSAEVTAGVSGGSVGVLGTGSCLPEQRVGSAEVANLLGVDPRWIAERIGVRERRFAAPGETASRLASGAALKALEAAGVPAGELDAVVAATSTPDRPIPGVAARLQAEIGAHGSLAFDVNASCAGFLFALETGRGLLAADPDRRYVLVVASDTYSRYLNPADRRTYPLFGDGAGAVVLGRVPAGQGILTTELITDGRMSEYATGGPPVATTPEELAGGAHHIAMSGRDVAELVLAEFPRLVTDTVKEQGIEPADLDHVICHQANPRLLESCARTVDLAPRQLVITGDVVANTASASVPIGLDVAARDGRIKPGDAVLLITFGAGMSWGRTFLRWPAAAGQTHRIKENA, encoded by the coding sequence GTGTCCGCAGAAGTGACCGCCGGTGTGAGCGGTGGCAGCGTGGGTGTGCTCGGCACCGGATCGTGCCTGCCGGAACAGCGGGTCGGCAGTGCGGAGGTGGCGAACCTGCTCGGGGTGGATCCGCGCTGGATCGCCGAGCGGATCGGCGTGCGAGAACGCCGGTTCGCCGCACCGGGGGAAACCGCCTCGCGACTGGCTTCCGGCGCGGCGCTGAAGGCGCTGGAGGCGGCCGGAGTGCCGGCCGGCGAGCTCGACGCGGTGGTGGCCGCCACGTCGACGCCGGACCGCCCGATTCCCGGGGTGGCCGCCCGGTTGCAGGCCGAGATCGGCGCGCACGGATCGCTGGCGTTCGACGTCAACGCTTCCTGCGCCGGTTTTCTGTTCGCGCTGGAAACGGGCCGCGGATTGCTGGCGGCCGATCCGGACCGCCGATACGTGCTCGTGGTGGCCTCGGACACCTATTCGCGCTATCTCAACCCCGCCGATCGGCGGACCTACCCGCTTTTCGGCGACGGCGCGGGTGCCGTCGTGCTCGGCCGGGTGCCTGCCGGGCAGGGCATTCTCACCACCGAACTGATCACCGACGGCCGGATGTCGGAGTACGCCACCGGCGGGCCGCCGGTGGCGACCACGCCGGAGGAACTGGCCGGCGGCGCGCACCACATCGCCATGTCCGGCCGTGACGTGGCGGAACTGGTACTGGCGGAATTCCCGCGACTGGTCACCGACACCGTCAAGGAACAGGGCATCGAGCCCGCCGACCTGGACCACGTGATCTGCCACCAGGCCAATCCGCGGCTGCTCGAATCCTGCGCGCGCACCGTGGACCTGGCGCCGCGCCAGCTGGTGATCACCGGCGACGTGGTCGCGAACACCGCTTCCGCCTCGGTGCCGATCGGTCTCGACGTCGCCGCGCGCGACGGCCGGATCAAGCCCGGCGACGCGGTGCTGCTCATCACCTTCGGCGCCGGGATGTCCTGGGGCCGCACCTTCCTGCGCTGGCCGGCGGCGGCCGGCCAGACCCACCGGATCAAGGAGAACGCGTGA
- a CDS encoding MFS transporter has protein sequence MGYRGLATGGVAVWLVATLFSRLPVAMMPLALVFFAREEPGGYAVGAVLAAVYTIAETVGALVFGARLRGSFLRRPLAIGLLISALGVGVFALVPDAPLAVHIVLTVVAGAPAAIAPGSLRSLVTGLVAENDVPRALSVDTMLNQAAWALSPAIVSVLALRFDASLPFAVAAVSTALSAIAVWRLPAGKPVPETPSTGRRRALWSAWPVYLTSAAAMYLLATAELTLPALLEDRGVAVGWAGALLTGFAVASIVGGFGYGLRDRWPGSYRTQSNLLLLVVTLFVAVMALLPGLVGAAVGLLLAGLFQAALLTARNLSLRERLPEDLHATGYSMMYVGSGVGYGVSGMASGAVLAIASPSVAVLFGVGVTALAGVAGFFTERRSARRLEMLAVKES, from the coding sequence ATGGGTTACCGCGGATTGGCCACCGGCGGGGTCGCGGTGTGGCTGGTCGCGACCTTGTTCAGCCGCCTCCCGGTGGCGATGATGCCGCTGGCGCTGGTGTTCTTCGCGCGGGAGGAACCCGGTGGCTACGCCGTCGGCGCGGTGCTGGCGGCGGTGTACACGATCGCCGAGACGGTGGGCGCGCTGGTGTTCGGCGCGCGCCTGCGCGGTTCGTTCCTGCGCCGCCCGCTCGCCATCGGGTTGCTGATCAGCGCGCTCGGCGTCGGCGTTTTCGCGCTGGTGCCGGACGCGCCGCTGGCGGTGCACATCGTGCTGACCGTGGTGGCCGGCGCGCCGGCCGCGATCGCGCCGGGCAGCCTGCGGTCACTGGTGACCGGGCTGGTCGCGGAGAACGACGTGCCGCGGGCGCTGAGCGTGGACACCATGCTCAACCAGGCGGCGTGGGCGCTGTCCCCGGCCATCGTCAGCGTGCTGGCGCTGCGGTTCGACGCCTCGCTGCCGTTCGCGGTGGCCGCGGTGAGCACCGCGCTCAGCGCGATCGCGGTGTGGCGCCTGCCCGCCGGGAAACCGGTGCCCGAAACCCCGTCGACCGGCCGCCGCCGCGCGCTGTGGTCGGCCTGGCCGGTCTACTTGACCAGTGCGGCGGCGATGTACCTGCTGGCCACCGCGGAGCTGACCCTGCCCGCGCTGCTCGAAGACCGCGGGGTCGCGGTGGGCTGGGCGGGTGCGCTGCTCACCGGGTTCGCGGTGGCCAGCATCGTCGGCGGGTTCGGCTACGGCCTGCGCGACCGGTGGCCGGGTTCGTATCGCACGCAGAGCAATCTGCTGCTTTTGGTGGTGACCCTGTTCGTGGCGGTGATGGCGCTGCTGCCCGGTCTGGTGGGGGCCGCGGTCGGGCTGCTGCTGGCCGGGTTGTTCCAGGCGGCGCTGCTCACCGCCCGCAACCTGTCGTTGCGCGAGCGGCTGCCCGAGGATCTGCACGCCACCGGGTATTCGATGATGTACGTCGGCAGCGGGGTCGGTTACGGCGTGAGCGGAATGGCTTCCGGCGCGGTGCTGGCCATCGCCAGCCCGTCGGTGGCCGTGTTGTTCGGCGTCGGGGTCACCGCGCTCGCCGGGGTGGCCGGTTTCTTCACCGAGCGCCGCAGTGCGCGCAGGCTCGAAATGCTGGCCGTCAAAGAATCCTGA
- a CDS encoding peptide ligase PGM1-related protein, translated as MSTLLIGNSYNDHLVGDLRTFTPDERAVAGNISVRMLWLAEPGDVALLPQPPNPDFLAYLLHWKGMDQDAIEIVVPPPGAFGSDVLTRDRLADPGVRARLAELTRRRGLDRVLPYSFDRTVTALAAELGLHENTEGFGFAAAGGTDLLNSKSVFRAIAGGIGVPHTTGIATTERAEAESFAAGLLERGKAVIVKQDFHAGGYGNEILAPHDGVAKVGARHLSVVTGGEVPSHFGDRWAGYTNHGARPAVLEHYLPGSIALGAECVVTGRGFRLNHFGEMRMEPIFDGIAIHSEVGSATVREAYHDALVRLCEPVAAMGYRGLINIDGIITPDGGMLLTEFNGRVGGTSHLDWLGRALVGEDYFTESVMLTRNHWRVGSTAEAVAKVRAAGLEFDAGRGEGVLITGDHTAQTGVLEYCVLATEIPAAEALEKAIGGLFPELGGH; from the coding sequence ATGAGCACGTTGCTGATCGGCAACTCCTACAACGACCACCTGGTCGGCGACCTGCGCACGTTCACCCCCGACGAGCGCGCGGTGGCGGGCAACATCTCGGTCCGCATGCTGTGGCTGGCCGAGCCGGGGGACGTGGCACTGCTGCCGCAGCCGCCGAACCCGGACTTCCTGGCCTACCTGCTCCACTGGAAGGGCATGGACCAGGACGCGATCGAAATCGTGGTGCCGCCGCCCGGGGCGTTCGGCTCGGACGTGCTGACCAGGGACCGGCTCGCCGACCCGGGGGTCCGGGCCCGGCTGGCCGAACTCACCCGCCGACGCGGCCTCGACCGGGTGCTGCCGTACTCGTTCGACCGCACGGTGACCGCGCTGGCCGCCGAACTCGGGCTGCACGAGAACACCGAGGGCTTCGGCTTCGCCGCGGCGGGCGGCACCGACCTGCTCAACAGCAAGAGCGTGTTCCGCGCGATCGCCGGCGGGATCGGCGTGCCGCACACCACCGGGATCGCCACCACCGAACGGGCGGAGGCCGAGTCGTTCGCCGCCGGGTTGCTGGAGCGCGGTAAAGCGGTCATCGTCAAGCAGGACTTCCACGCCGGTGGGTACGGCAACGAAATACTCGCCCCGCACGACGGGGTGGCGAAGGTGGGCGCCAGGCACCTGTCGGTGGTCACCGGCGGCGAAGTGCCGTCGCACTTCGGCGACCGGTGGGCCGGGTACACCAATCACGGTGCCCGGCCCGCCGTGCTGGAGCACTACCTGCCCGGCTCGATCGCGCTCGGCGCCGAATGCGTGGTCACCGGGCGCGGTTTCCGGCTGAACCATTTCGGCGAAATGCGCATGGAGCCCATTTTCGACGGGATCGCCATTCATTCCGAGGTCGGCAGCGCCACCGTGCGGGAGGCCTACCACGATGCGCTGGTCCGGTTGTGCGAACCGGTGGCGGCGATGGGTTATCGCGGCCTGATCAACATCGACGGCATCATCACCCCGGACGGCGGCATGCTGCTGACCGAGTTCAACGGCCGGGTCGGTGGTACCTCGCACCTCGACTGGCTGGGCCGCGCACTGGTCGGCGAGGACTACTTCACCGAATCCGTCATGCTCACCCGCAACCACTGGCGGGTGGGTTCCACCGCCGAAGCGGTGGCGAAGGTGCGTGCCGCCGGGCTGGAGTTCGACGCCGGACGCGGGGAAGGGGTGCTGATCACCGGCGATCACACCGCGCAGACCGGCGTACTGGAATACTGCGTGCTGGCCACCGAAATCCCGGCGGCGGAAGCACTGGAGAAGGCGATCGGCGGACTGTTCCCGGAGCTCGGCGGGCACTGA
- a CDS encoding beta-ketoacyl-ACP synthase 3, with protein MPMLSPGGGGGAALLGFGGYRPRTVVGNAEMCTRIDSTEEWIESRCGIRERRFAAPDETLEWMAVAAAAKACGQSGVDPADLDCVLVASMSNLVQTPPLAAAVGAGIGARRAGGFDVSAACAGFCHALGLASAMVRLGEARHVLVVGAERMTDIVDPADRTIAFLFADGAGAAVVGPSATPGIGPAVRGADFGSREALRMTGPWAEPGAVPVMRMDGKRVFRWAVGSVLPACREALEVAGVRAEDLGAFVPHQANLRMIEIMADGLGLPERTAIARDVVTSGNTSAASVPLAVESLLASGAAESGSLALLAGFGAGLNHAAQVVVLP; from the coding sequence ATGCCGATGTTGTCGCCAGGCGGTGGTGGTGGCGCCGCACTGCTCGGGTTCGGCGGCTACCGGCCGCGCACGGTGGTGGGCAATGCCGAGATGTGCACCAGGATCGACTCCACCGAGGAGTGGATCGAGTCGCGGTGCGGTATTCGCGAGCGCCGGTTCGCCGCCCCGGACGAGACGCTGGAGTGGATGGCGGTGGCGGCCGCGGCCAAGGCGTGCGGGCAGTCCGGAGTGGACCCGGCCGATCTCGACTGCGTGCTGGTGGCCAGCATGTCGAACCTGGTGCAGACCCCGCCACTGGCGGCCGCGGTCGGCGCGGGCATCGGCGCGCGCCGCGCGGGCGGCTTCGATGTTTCCGCCGCCTGCGCCGGGTTCTGCCACGCGCTGGGCCTGGCCTCGGCGATGGTCCGCCTCGGCGAAGCCAGGCACGTGCTCGTGGTCGGGGCGGAGCGGATGACCGACATCGTGGACCCGGCCGATCGCACGATCGCCTTCCTCTTCGCCGACGGTGCCGGCGCGGCGGTGGTCGGCCCGTCGGCCACGCCCGGGATCGGGCCGGCCGTGCGGGGTGCGGACTTCGGCTCGCGGGAAGCGTTGCGGATGACCGGGCCGTGGGCGGAACCGGGTGCGGTGCCGGTGATGCGGATGGACGGCAAGCGCGTGTTCCGCTGGGCGGTCGGCTCGGTGCTGCCCGCGTGCCGCGAGGCGCTGGAGGTGGCGGGCGTGCGGGCGGAGGACCTCGGTGCTTTTGTGCCGCACCAGGCGAACCTGCGCATGATCGAGATCATGGCCGACGGTCTGGGCCTGCCGGAGCGCACCGCGATCGCCCGCGACGTGGTGACCTCCGGGAACACGTCGGCGGCGTCGGTTCCGCTCGCCGTGGAATCCCTGCTGGCTTCCGGCGCGGCCGAATCCGGCTCGCTCGCGCTGCTCGCCGGTTTCGGCGCCGGGCTCAACCACGCGGCGCAGGTCGTGGTGCTGCCGTGA
- a CDS encoding aspartate aminotransferase family protein, which produces MSAAPHAAPPAPVSARGVPTAVRARGARIYDDQGRDYIDGSSGPICVNLGHGVPEVLAAMRAQAERVTFAHRSQFGTRCTAELTGEVLAVAGADHREVVYVNSGSEAIETALRLAFHHHAQRGDTDREVVLTQFPSYHGMTAGALGVSGHPGRRAGLAPLHDHSAGTVPVKALDPAAVLPGVAEWEDAFREAGPERVAAVVVEPIGGASTGAAATSPEVLRRLRELCDESGALLVLDEVLASFGRTGDWFGHQPSGVRADLAAIGKGLSSGYTPIGACLVGTAVLPGRTAADFAFGHTMSGNPLSTATALAVLRYTREHDLPARARRVGGELGARLAELTAGSPLFYAPRGRGLLWGLPVVQEAEEYASNPLAPRLCLAARDHGLVVYPAGVAHTTQAVLVAPPLTSTADELDELLLRLERTLRDFGSAV; this is translated from the coding sequence GTGAGCGCCGCCCCGCACGCCGCCCCACCCGCGCCGGTCTCCGCGCGCGGGGTGCCGACCGCGGTCCGCGCCCGTGGCGCGCGGATCTACGACGACCAGGGCCGCGACTACATCGACGGCAGTTCGGGCCCGATCTGCGTCAACCTCGGCCACGGGGTGCCGGAGGTGCTCGCGGCGATGCGGGCTCAGGCGGAACGGGTCACCTTCGCCCACCGCAGCCAGTTCGGCACCCGGTGCACCGCGGAGCTCACCGGCGAGGTGCTGGCCGTCGCCGGTGCGGACCACCGCGAAGTGGTCTACGTCAATTCCGGGTCCGAAGCGATCGAAACCGCGCTGCGGCTGGCCTTCCACCACCACGCCCAGCGCGGCGACACCGATCGCGAGGTGGTGCTGACCCAGTTCCCGAGCTATCACGGCATGACCGCCGGCGCGCTCGGTGTGTCCGGGCATCCCGGTCGGCGGGCGGGCCTGGCCCCGCTGCACGACCACAGCGCAGGCACCGTGCCGGTGAAGGCGCTCGACCCGGCGGCCGTGCTGCCCGGCGTGGCCGAATGGGAGGACGCCTTCCGCGAGGCGGGCCCCGAACGGGTGGCGGCGGTGGTGGTCGAGCCGATCGGCGGGGCCTCCACCGGCGCCGCCGCGACCTCCCCGGAGGTGCTGCGGCGGCTCCGCGAGCTGTGCGACGAGTCCGGCGCGCTGCTGGTGCTGGACGAGGTGCTGGCTTCGTTCGGGCGGACCGGGGACTGGTTCGGGCACCAGCCGTCCGGCGTGCGCGCCGACCTGGCCGCCATCGGCAAGGGCCTCAGCTCGGGGTACACGCCGATCGGCGCCTGCCTGGTCGGCACCGCGGTGCTGCCCGGCCGCACGGCGGCGGACTTCGCGTTCGGCCACACGATGAGCGGCAACCCGCTGTCCACCGCGACCGCGCTGGCTGTGCTGCGGTACACGCGCGAGCACGACCTGCCCGCCCGGGCCCGGCGGGTGGGCGGGGAACTCGGCGCACGGCTGGCCGAGCTGACCGCGGGCAGCCCGTTGTTCTACGCGCCGCGCGGACGGGGACTGCTGTGGGGACTGCCGGTGGTGCAGGAAGCCGAGGAGTACGCGAGTAACCCGCTGGCGCCGCGCCTGTGCCTGGCCGCGCGGGACCACGGGCTGGTCGTGTACCCGGCCGGCGTGGCGCACACGACCCAGGCCGTGCTCGTGGCGCCACCGCTGACCAGCACCGCCGACGAACTGGACGAACTGCTGCTCCGGCTGGAGCGGACCCTGCGGGACTTCGGGAGCGCGGTATGA
- a CDS encoding acyl carrier protein: MPNFGPIELQKIIDSCVGTDDNIRLTEGNIDEKFADLGYDSLAVYEIATKVQDDLGIPVSDEQIDGMQTPRQLLEFVTASGALTH, from the coding sequence ATGCCCAACTTCGGGCCCATCGAATTGCAGAAGATCATCGATTCCTGCGTGGGAACGGACGACAACATCCGGCTCACCGAAGGCAACATCGACGAGAAGTTCGCCGATCTCGGCTACGATTCGCTGGCTGTTTACGAGATCGCCACCAAGGTGCAGGACGACCTCGGGATCCCGGTCAGCGACGAGCAGATCGACGGCATGCAGACGCCGCGGCAGCTGCTCGAGTTCGTCACCGCGAGCGGCGCGCTCACGCACTGA